One window from the genome of Sulfurimonas hongkongensis encodes:
- a CDS encoding penicillin-binding protein 1A: MRIAKNIFLSILLVGLLSPFIVLGYFLTSHSYDITELVEYKPNVTTRIYDKNGEKIANIFDKKHRYYATFAEIPPRVIEALVAIEDTTFFEHPGINIDAIFRAAIKVIKAGKAVEGASTITQQLVKNVLLTREKKLSRKIKEAIFALKVERVLTKEEILERYLNEIYYGHGYYGIKTAADGYFNKKLSDLTLKEMAILVGLPKAPSIYAPTKNYEISMGRANRVISRMHTLGWIDEETYKAAMDENPKVYDDTLTQNRAPFIVDEVARRLPDLGIYDMKSGGYEIYTTIDLRLQDAAKEALKSAYDKSLERIEGYKEREAKILETNPSYEASEDVNTSLLNGAIVSLDSASGDIVALVGSVDYKTSSYNRATQGKRLPGSAFKPFIYQVAIDLGYSGATELVDISRTYKYEKDGQELTWSPRNYGKNYKGLVSLRDALVHSNNLATINLVNDIGLTQLLDELDKFGIENLPRNLSISLGTISLSPLELAKYLSSFANSGMQMEPHLINFIEQKSNTIYEKKQKSKFITEPTQAFIMTTILRDVVQRGTGRRAKVKGIELAGKTGTTNNNVDGWFAGYSPTIETVVWFGNDDNSAMHRWETGGKIAGPAFAQFYRSVLELYPQIQREFITPEGIVEVNIGGKKEYFSDISRPPRANNEADANEELIF; encoded by the coding sequence ATGAGAATTGCTAAAAATATTTTTTTGAGTATCTTGCTTGTGGGGTTATTATCTCCATTTATAGTTTTAGGATATTTTTTAACCTCACATAGTTATGACATAACTGAGCTAGTTGAGTACAAACCAAATGTTACTACTAGAATCTATGATAAAAATGGCGAAAAAATAGCAAATATTTTTGATAAAAAACATAGATACTATGCAACTTTTGCAGAGATCCCACCGCGAGTCATAGAAGCACTAGTAGCTATAGAAGATACTACTTTTTTTGAACATCCTGGTATAAATATAGATGCCATTTTTCGAGCAGCCATTAAGGTTATAAAGGCTGGGAAAGCGGTGGAGGGTGCAAGTACCATCACCCAACAACTTGTAAAAAATGTGCTTTTAACAAGAGAGAAAAAACTCTCACGAAAGATAAAAGAGGCGATATTCGCACTCAAAGTAGAGAGAGTTTTAACTAAAGAAGAGATACTTGAGAGATACTTAAATGAGATCTATTATGGGCATGGATATTATGGTATAAAAACAGCAGCTGATGGATACTTCAACAAGAAACTAAGTGACTTGACACTAAAAGAGATGGCGATTTTGGTAGGGCTTCCAAAAGCGCCTAGTATTTATGCACCTACAAAAAATTATGAGATATCTATGGGCAGAGCAAATCGTGTCATATCTAGGATGCACACTCTAGGTTGGATAGATGAAGAGACTTATAAAGCTGCAATGGATGAAAATCCAAAAGTTTATGATGATACTCTAACTCAAAATAGAGCACCTTTTATAGTTGATGAAGTTGCTAGAAGACTTCCTGACCTTGGTATTTATGATATGAAAAGCGGTGGTTATGAGATATACACAACCATAGACTTAAGACTTCAAGATGCTGCAAAAGAGGCACTAAAGAGCGCTTACGATAAGTCTTTAGAGAGAATAGAAGGATATAAAGAGAGGGAGGCTAAGATCCTTGAGACTAATCCATCATACGAAGCATCTGAAGATGTAAACACCTCTTTACTTAATGGTGCTATAGTCTCTCTTGATTCTGCAAGTGGTGATATAGTTGCTCTTGTTGGAAGTGTTGACTATAAGACTTCATCCTATAACCGTGCTACTCAAGGAAAGAGACTTCCTGGTTCTGCTTTTAAACCTTTTATATATCAAGTAGCCATAGACCTTGGTTACTCAGGGGCTACTGAACTTGTAGACATATCAAGAACATATAAGTATGAAAAAGATGGGCAAGAGCTAACTTGGAGTCCAAGAAATTATGGAAAAAATTATAAAGGGCTTGTCTCTTTAAGAGATGCACTTGTTCACTCAAATAATCTCGCGACTATAAATCTTGTAAATGATATAGGGCTAACTCAGCTTTTAGACGAGTTAGACAAATTTGGCATTGAGAATCTTCCAAGGAACCTATCTATCTCATTAGGAACAATCTCCCTCTCACCACTTGAACTTGCAAAATATTTATCATCTTTTGCAAACAGTGGTATGCAAATGGAGCCTCATCTTATAAATTTTATAGAGCAAAAATCAAACACCATATATGAAAAAAAGCAAAAAAGTAAGTTCATAACAGAACCCACGCAAGCCTTTATCATGACTACTATTTTAAGAGATGTAGTGCAGAGGGGAACTGGTAGAAGAGCAAAAGTAAAAGGTATAGAGCTCGCTGGAAAAACAGGGACTACTAACAATAATGTAGATGGTTGGTTTGCAGGTTATTCGCCAACCATAGAGACTGTTGTATGGTTTGGAAATGATGATAACTCTGCTATGCATAGATGGGAGACAGGTGGAAAAATTGCAGGACCTGCATTTGCCCAGTTTTACAGAAGTGTGCTAGAGCTATATCCACAAATCCAAAGAGAGTTTATAACTCCAGAGGGGATTGTAGAGGTTAATATTGGTGGTAAAAAAGAGTATTTTAGTGATATCTCTAGACCACCACGAGCAAATAACGAAGCAGATGCTAATGAAGAACTTATCTTCTAA
- a CDS encoding peptidoglycan D,D-transpeptidase FtsI family protein, with product MNYKTKSKKIFLLYTLIAMAFLIFLSVMLLTVLKSRHLPSLYTKETSKAQRGSIISADGFHIATTQKLYKAVVNTLYIDPQKMNLFIQLFSIYSGIDSKEIEKKLKKAKGSVVLSYNITEKMAQYLKRLSYELRRYDVFVERKNPKTGYTTLHGLNIIESGESREYPYGDLLTPIIGYPHKQEEQGYTYIKGVKGLEKRFERALAPRQDELRQGKRDVNGYIILNKESFSKPHINGLNIKLNIPVGLQIRVERMLDSMKKELEAKEIICAVMDTKSAKVITLASSNRYLPKNIKRSDYPSLNSAMTEYSFEPGSVIKPITFALLLDKGLVNPYDLVNGHNGRFKMGRKVITDEHDFDWLSAENVIVHSSNIGIAQLAQKLSGGEFYDGLLDFGFSKKSTPDLVYERQGSIPSATRLNNEIYKATCSYGYGMNANLMQLIRAYSAFNNNGRIVTPKIVDSFVDARGQIKEIPNEEQIQVIKSSTADRVKKILIKTVNEGTGKKTKSDGLTVGGKTGTAHIVEAGKYVNRYNTAFLGFVNDREKKYTMGVIVIEPKSSQFASQTAVLVFKDIIDIMVEEAYLTPVL from the coding sequence ATGAACTATAAAACAAAAAGTAAAAAAATCTTTCTTCTTTATACACTTATTGCCATGGCTTTTTTAATCTTTTTAAGCGTGATGCTACTTACTGTTTTAAAATCTCGTCACCTTCCATCTCTATATACAAAAGAGACCTCAAAAGCACAAAGAGGTTCCATCATCAGTGCTGATGGTTTTCACATAGCAACTACCCAAAAACTCTACAAAGCCGTAGTAAACACTCTTTATATCGACCCGCAAAAGATGAACCTTTTTATACAACTCTTTAGTATCTACTCAGGTATAGACTCTAAAGAGATTGAGAAAAAATTAAAAAAGGCAAAAGGTTCAGTGGTTTTAAGCTACAACATCACAGAAAAAATGGCTCAGTATCTAAAAAGACTCTCTTATGAGCTTAGAAGATATGATGTTTTTGTTGAGAGAAAAAACCCAAAAACTGGATATACAACACTTCATGGGCTAAATATCATCGAGAGTGGGGAGAGTAGAGAGTATCCATATGGAGATCTTTTAACTCCCATCATAGGCTATCCACACAAACAAGAAGAGCAAGGATATACTTACATAAAAGGGGTAAAAGGTCTTGAGAAGAGATTTGAAAGAGCTCTTGCACCAAGACAAGATGAGCTAAGACAAGGAAAAAGAGATGTAAATGGCTACATCATTTTAAACAAAGAGAGCTTTTCAAAACCACATATCAATGGACTTAACATTAAGCTAAATATCCCTGTAGGACTTCAAATCAGAGTTGAGAGGATGCTAGATAGCATGAAAAAAGAGCTTGAAGCAAAAGAGATTATCTGTGCGGTGATGGATACAAAGAGCGCAAAAGTTATCACACTAGCGAGTTCAAATAGGTACTTACCTAAAAATATAAAAAGAAGTGATTATCCATCTCTAAATAGCGCTATGACTGAGTATAGTTTTGAGCCTGGAAGTGTTATAAAACCCATAACTTTTGCCCTACTTCTTGATAAGGGCTTAGTAAATCCTTATGACCTAGTAAATGGTCACAATGGTCGCTTCAAAATGGGCAGAAAAGTTATAACTGATGAACATGACTTTGACTGGCTTAGTGCTGAGAATGTTATAGTTCACTCATCAAACATCGGTATAGCTCAACTTGCACAAAAACTAAGTGGCGGCGAGTTTTATGATGGGCTTCTTGATTTTGGATTTTCTAAAAAATCTACGCCTGATTTAGTCTATGAAAGACAAGGCTCTATACCAAGTGCGACTCGTCTAAACAACGAGATTTATAAAGCAACCTGCTCTTATGGTTATGGAATGAATGCAAACTTGATGCAACTCATCCGTGCATATAGTGCTTTTAACAACAACGGAAGGATTGTAACTCCAAAAATAGTAGATAGTTTTGTAGATGCAAGAGGTCAGATAAAAGAGATTCCAAATGAAGAGCAGATTCAAGTTATAAAAAGCTCAACCGCCGATAGAGTCAAAAAAATCCTTATAAAAACCGTAAATGAAGGAACTGGTAAGAAAACAAAGAGTGATGGACTTACTGTTGGTGGAAAAACAGGAACTGCCCACATAGTTGAGGCTGGCAAGTATGTTAACAGATACAACACCGCTTTTTTAGGATTTGTAAATGATAGAGAAAAAAAATACACTATGGGCGTTATAGTCATAGAACCAAAAAGTAGCCAGTTTGCCTCACAAACCGCTGTTTTGGTCTTTAAAGACATCATAGATATAATGGTCGAAGAGGCTTATCTAACTCCAGTTCTTTAA
- the fliE gene encoding flagellar hook-basal body complex protein FliE, giving the protein MSEFGKIEGLSGTSTAELLKQKSKVGGADGEAFASHLKSALNEVNEYQEKGEVALSEMATGQVKDLHQAALAIGKAETSMKLMLEIRNKALNAYKELGRTQL; this is encoded by the coding sequence ATGAGTGAATTTGGCAAAATAGAAGGACTATCAGGAACATCTACTGCTGAGCTTTTAAAACAAAAAAGTAAAGTAGGTGGTGCTGATGGTGAAGCCTTTGCATCTCACTTAAAATCTGCTCTAAATGAAGTAAACGAGTATCAAGAAAAAGGTGAAGTAGCTCTAAGTGAGATGGCAACAGGTCAGGTAAAAGACCTACATCAGGCGGCCCTTGCTATTGGAAAAGCTGAAACTAGTATGAAACTTATGCTTGAGATTAGAAACAAAGCTCTAAACGCTTACAAAGAGTTAGGTAGAACGCAACTATAA
- the flgC gene encoding flagellar basal body rod protein FlgC translates to MSFLNSFDISGYGLSAQRVRVNTISQNIANAQTTRTEEGGPYRRKEVVFKAIDFNEQFNKALGESTNSAKYEDPLDEGHFGKKVNPAIMSVVVDKISRDDRDPKMKFDPAHPDADASGYVAYPNINPVIEMADLVEATRSYQANVAAFESSKDIANSAISLLQ, encoded by the coding sequence ATGTCATTTTTAAATAGTTTTGATATAAGCGGTTATGGACTAAGTGCTCAAAGAGTCCGAGTAAATACTATCTCGCAAAACATAGCAAATGCACAAACAACAAGAACCGAAGAGGGTGGACCTTACAGAAGAAAGGAAGTTGTCTTTAAAGCTATAGACTTTAATGAGCAGTTTAACAAAGCCTTAGGCGAGTCAACAAATAGTGCAAAGTATGAAGACCCCTTAGATGAGGGGCATTTTGGCAAAAAAGTAAATCCTGCTATAATGAGCGTAGTAGTTGACAAAATCTCAAGAGATGACAGAGATCCAAAGATGAAATTTGACCCAGCACATCCAGATGCAGATGCAAGTGGTTATGTTGCGTACCCAAATATTAATCCTGTTATCGAAATGGCCGATTTAGTAGAAGCGACTAGAAGCTACCAAGCAAATGTAGCTGCATTTGAGAGTTCAAAAGATATAGCAAACTCTGCGATATCCCTTTTACAGTAG
- the flgB gene encoding flagellar basal body rod protein FlgB, with product MSIEVSRAHDIVDKALDYRAIRQDMIASNIANADTPFYRPRDISFQETLMAKKAEIFNDAKDKLELAQTDSSHIPLQHEKDSSRATTFYRDGHMARNDGNSVDLDVETTEMSKNSVMFNALVMARKKSSSIFKSVLEASSKTS from the coding sequence ATGAGTATCGAAGTATCTCGCGCACACGACATTGTAGATAAAGCACTTGACTACAGAGCCATTAGACAAGATATGATAGCTTCAAACATTGCAAATGCGGATACTCCTTTTTACAGACCAAGAGACATAAGTTTTCAAGAGACACTGATGGCAAAAAAGGCAGAAATTTTTAACGATGCTAAAGACAAACTAGAGTTAGCCCAAACTGACAGCTCACACATTCCACTCCAGCATGAGAAAGATTCTAGTCGTGCTACAACATTTTATAGAGATGGTCACATGGCTAGAAACGATGGAAATAGTGTTGATTTGGACGTTGAGACTACTGAGATGAGTAAAAACTCAGTCATGTTTAACGCTCTTGTAATGGCTAGAAAAAAGAGCTCTAGCATCTTTAAGAGTGTCCTAGAAGCATCAAGTAAAACAAGTTAA
- a CDS encoding type II secretion system protein has translation MKRAGFTMIELIFVIVILGILAAVALPKFIGVSEQAKVGKLQGYVGTLNRTVLPPYWSDSILNGNNGSIDSTDYEDKIKNDLAAPDNIVMTFTNMNGQAEDFDSNATAGTAIGSKTYNGVTYSIFCNDGNSTSAARCDIWNGSKWMLNENI, from the coding sequence ATGAAAAGAGCTGGTTTTACAATGATAGAGTTGATTTTTGTTATAGTTATCTTAGGTATTTTAGCTGCAGTTGCACTTCCTAAGTTTATAGGTGTCTCAGAGCAAGCAAAAGTAGGAAAACTGCAAGGATATGTGGGTACATTAAATAGAACAGTTCTGCCGCCATACTGGAGTGATTCTATATTGAATGGAAATAATGGTTCTATTGATAGTACTGATTATGAAGATAAAATTAAAAATGACTTAGCAGCACCAGATAATATTGTAATGACATTTACTAATATGAATGGACAAGCAGAAGATTTTGATAGTAATGCAACAGCAGGTACTGCAATAGGTAGTAAAACATATAATGGTGTTACATATTCCATTTTTTGTAATGATGGAAATTCAACTTCAGCAGCAAGATGTGATATATGGAATGGATCAAAATGGATGTTAAACGAAAACATTTGA
- a CDS encoding type II secretion system protein: protein MQRSKNAFTVIELIFVIVVLGILAAVALPKFASTKEQADIASGRADIATIRSAIVNERQTQLVKGENSWIPTLSENDTTLFTGDGDRTLLMYGIKAGTNSGDWAVVADSGRKRYTYKVGDTTTTFDYNSTSGIFSCETNTGNCNALVD, encoded by the coding sequence ATGCAAAGATCAAAAAATGCGTTTACTGTGATAGAGTTAATCTTTGTTATAGTAGTCTTAGGGATTTTAGCAGCTGTTGCACTTCCTAAGTTTGCAAGCACAAAAGAACAGGCTGATATTGCATCTGGTCGTGCAGATATTGCAACTATCCGCTCTGCTATTGTAAATGAGAGACAGACTCAACTTGTAAAAGGCGAAAACAGTTGGATACCAACCCTAAGCGAAAATGATACAACACTTTTTACAGGTGATGGAGATAGAACACTTTTGATGTACGGCATAAAAGCTGGAACTAACTCTGGGGATTGGGCAGTAGTAGCTGACTCAGGTAGAAAAAGATATACTTACAAAGTTGGCGATACTACTACAACTTTTGACTATAATTCCACTAGTGGGATTTTTAGTTGTGAAACAAATACAGGTAACTGTAACGCTTTAGTTGATTAG
- a CDS encoding primosomal protein N', protein MHYYNISLLGSPLEPFTYHSSQTISTGTKVSVNVRNRTTNGVVIEKVKKPEFKTNEVLSVSEFFYSKKQLDLARFISTYYVCSLGEALGIMIPFSCNSPELKQNGVFSSTSTIKLSQKQEEALEFLKEHQTSLLFGDTGSGKTEIYMKYFQKMIAQKKRSIFLMPEISLTPQMNKRLQAHFGEEVVMWHSKLTPLQKKKALAKIYDGSAKIVAGPRSALFLPIKDLGLIVVDEEHDDSYKSSSRPRYHARDLSIYMGKLYEAGVVLGSATPSLGSYVKFPHTRLRGTHFSAKKEFIYEKSKEELSPLIFEHIKKTLEAKEQVIVFLPTRANFKYLVCESCGASVECAYCSVGMSIHEKSNALRCHYCNYAQAIPKVCQKCGSGSLVSSRLGTAEALKVIQEKFSNAEVELFDRDAITSAKKLRDALERFNTQETSILVGTQMLSKGHDYHGVTLAVVLGLDNMLNMSDYRARQNALASLIQVSGRSGRAKDALVLVQTFNEEFFSKFIDDYDAFLQEEIGFREGLYPPYKKLCRILFSHKNSTRAQDEMHKMLEPLSRIRDIEVVGFGECATKRVADKYRFEILLRSDKSTNIIRAIKSCRVALAEVDMDPIEFS, encoded by the coding sequence TTGCACTACTATAATATCTCACTACTTGGCTCTCCTCTTGAGCCATTTACATACCACTCATCTCAAACCATAAGCACAGGCACTAAAGTAAGTGTAAATGTAAGAAATAGAACTACTAATGGCGTAGTTATAGAAAAGGTGAAAAAACCAGAATTTAAAACAAATGAGGTTTTGAGTGTAAGTGAGTTTTTCTATTCAAAAAAACAGTTAGACCTTGCTCGGTTTATCTCTACTTACTATGTCTGCTCTTTAGGTGAGGCTTTGGGGATTATGATACCATTTAGTTGCAACTCTCCAGAGTTAAAGCAAAATGGTGTTTTTAGCTCCACCTCTACAATAAAACTCTCGCAAAAACAAGAAGAAGCTCTAGAGTTTTTAAAAGAGCATCAAACTTCACTCCTCTTTGGAGATACAGGAAGTGGAAAAACTGAGATATATATGAAGTATTTTCAAAAGATGATAGCACAGAAGAAGCGTTCCATATTTTTGATGCCAGAGATCTCACTAACCCCTCAAATGAACAAAAGACTCCAAGCTCACTTTGGCGAAGAAGTAGTTATGTGGCACTCCAAACTTACACCACTTCAAAAGAAAAAAGCACTTGCAAAAATTTATGATGGAAGTGCTAAAATAGTTGCAGGTCCTCGCTCAGCTCTCTTTTTGCCCATAAAAGATTTAGGTCTTATTGTTGTAGATGAAGAGCATGATGATAGTTACAAGTCATCTTCAAGACCTCGCTATCATGCAAGAGACTTGAGCATCTATATGGGAAAACTATATGAGGCTGGTGTGGTTTTAGGAAGTGCTACTCCATCTCTAGGCTCTTATGTGAAATTTCCTCACACAAGACTCAGAGGTACTCACTTTAGTGCAAAAAAAGAGTTTATATATGAAAAATCAAAAGAGGAGTTATCGCCCCTAATCTTTGAACATATTAAAAAGACACTAGAAGCAAAAGAGCAGGTTATAGTTTTTCTGCCGACTAGAGCAAACTTTAAGTATTTGGTATGTGAGAGTTGTGGGGCTAGTGTGGAGTGTGCATATTGTAGTGTTGGGATGAGTATACATGAAAAATCAAACGCTCTAAGGTGTCACTATTGTAACTATGCGCAAGCCATCCCAAAAGTTTGTCAAAAGTGCGGAAGTGGCTCTCTGGTGAGCTCAAGACTAGGAACTGCAGAGGCACTAAAAGTGATACAAGAGAAGTTTAGTAACGCTGAGGTTGAGCTTTTTGATAGAGATGCAATAACAAGTGCTAAAAAACTAAGAGATGCATTAGAGAGGTTTAACACACAAGAGACTAGTATCCTTGTTGGAACTCAGATGCTAAGTAAAGGACATGACTATCACGGAGTTACACTAGCTGTGGTTTTAGGGCTTGACAATATGTTAAATATGAGTGATTATAGAGCCAGACAAAATGCTCTTGCCTCACTTATACAAGTTTCAGGACGAAGTGGACGAGCTAAAGATGCTTTAGTTTTAGTTCAAACATTTAATGAAGAGTTTTTTAGTAAGTTTATAGATGATTATGATGCATTTTTACAAGAGGAGATAGGCTTTAGAGAAGGGCTCTATCCGCCATATAAAAAACTTTGTCGCATCTTGTTCTCACATAAAAACTCAACTAGAGCACAAGATGAGATGCATAAAATGTTAGAGCCTCTCTCAAGGATAAGAGATATAGAGGTGGTAGGTTTTGGAGAGTGTGCTACTAAGAGAGTGGCGGATAAGTATAGGTTTGAGATACTTCTTCGTTCGGATAAAAGCACAAACATCATAAGAGCTATAAAGTCGTGCAGAGTAGCTTTAGCTGAGGTTGATATGGATCCCATAGAGTTTTCTTAA
- a CDS encoding peptidoglycan DD-metalloendopeptidase family protein, protein MIRFFLLLLLTSTLFSAQVERFRWVKDETYLIFLQKHNLPTYKLYYALDKDDQELTEEMRAGVHCQILRDDRGEIEQVLLPLNDELQVHIYRHNGEYNFEAIPVISQTRTESFTLTINNSPYYDIIKETGSKKLAQIFVSNFKNSLNFKRDLRKGDTLVMIYDQKYRLGRPFSMPILKSAMIEMRKKKNFIYLNDDERYYDAKGHEVEGFLLARPVKGARISSYFTKRRFHPILKKWKAHLGIDYAARRGTPIIAAGSGTIVHASRLGSYGNLIKIRHSDGYETRYAHLKSFRRGIYRGKYVKKGHTIGYVGTTGRSTGPHLHFELRKYGRAINPLNVVQVTTKKLKGKEYNAFVKLKENYDQSINLHLNNRTKYEKPAKKESVCYFNNGGSCV, encoded by the coding sequence ATGATACGATTTTTTTTACTTCTCCTACTAACATCTACACTCTTTAGTGCTCAAGTAGAGCGCTTTAGGTGGGTAAAAGATGAAACTTACTTGATTTTTCTACAAAAGCATAACCTTCCAACCTATAAGCTCTATTACGCACTTGACAAGGACGATCAAGAGCTAACAGAGGAGATGAGAGCGGGCGTTCATTGCCAAATACTAAGAGATGATAGAGGAGAAATAGAACAAGTCCTGCTTCCTTTAAATGATGAGCTACAAGTCCACATATATAGACACAATGGCGAGTACAATTTTGAAGCCATTCCTGTTATAAGCCAGACAAGAACAGAGTCTTTTACACTCACTATAAACAACTCTCCATACTATGATATCATCAAAGAAACAGGCTCAAAAAAATTAGCTCAAATCTTTGTATCAAACTTCAAAAACTCACTAAACTTTAAACGAGACCTAAGAAAAGGTGATACTTTAGTAATGATTTATGATCAAAAATATCGCTTAGGTCGCCCTTTTTCTATGCCAATACTAAAGTCTGCAATGATAGAGATGCGAAAAAAAAAGAACTTTATCTATCTTAATGACGATGAGAGATATTATGATGCAAAAGGTCATGAGGTTGAGGGCTTTTTACTCGCTCGTCCAGTAAAAGGTGCTCGAATCTCTTCTTACTTTACAAAGAGGAGATTTCATCCTATTTTAAAAAAGTGGAAAGCTCATTTAGGAATAGACTATGCGGCAAGGCGTGGCACTCCCATAATCGCTGCTGGAAGTGGAACTATAGTCCATGCATCTAGACTTGGAAGCTATGGAAATCTTATAAAAATCCGCCATAGCGATGGATATGAGACTAGATATGCACATCTAAAATCATTTCGCAGAGGTATATATAGAGGTAAGTATGTAAAAAAAGGACATACTATAGGATATGTGGGAACTACTGGTCGCTCAACAGGTCCTCATCTTCACTTTGAACTTAGAAAATATGGTCGTGCTATAAACCCTCTAAATGTAGTTCAAGTGACAACTAAAAAGCTAAAAGGCAAAGAGTATAATGCTTTTGTTAAGCTCAAAGAGAATTATGATCAAAGTATAAATTTACACCTTAATAACCGAACTAAGTATGAAAAACCTGCAAAAAAAGAGAGCGTTTGCTACTTTAACAATGGTGGCTCTTGTGTTTAA
- a CDS encoding plasminogen-binding N-terminal domain-containing protein — MKYIFLAMLLVLQTFAGVVKSPIVSVDEKNSQATIEIDKIDVGISGFISHKLSDEQEIILKSIVVSSYDKDSKIATLEMSPFDALRNNALPNGKWSVSVGDEAILAFGYTRGLLIAPNEEIYHRITRSVKDLQWVHSDLFATTLSFIGHPTPLREDFKKFSIATSVGLVFIYLDEKLFTVDARSFKILNITDAALKQEETQLPFYTRIQEIDAAWWGEGSNKLNSYEPHYYELLNKANPDNKELANLIKNYKAKVLK, encoded by the coding sequence ATGAAGTATATATTTTTAGCTATGTTGTTAGTTTTACAAACTTTTGCGGGAGTTGTAAAGTCGCCGATAGTGAGTGTTGATGAGAAAAATTCACAAGCAACAATAGAGATAGATAAGATAGATGTAGGGATAAGTGGATTTATATCTCACAAGCTTTCAGATGAGCAAGAGATTATACTCAAAAGTATTGTGGTTAGCTCCTATGATAAAGACTCAAAGATAGCTACTTTAGAGATGTCTCCTTTTGATGCTCTAAGAAACAATGCACTTCCAAATGGAAAGTGGAGTGTAAGTGTTGGAGATGAAGCTATTTTGGCCTTTGGTTATACAAGAGGACTTCTTATAGCACCTAATGAAGAGATATATCATAGGATAACTAGAAGTGTAAAAGATTTACAATGGGTTCATTCTGACCTTTTTGCAACTACTCTCTCTTTTATTGGGCATCCAACACCACTAAGAGAAGATTTTAAAAAATTCTCTATAGCAACTTCTGTAGGGTTGGTTTTTATATATTTAGATGAAAAACTCTTTACTGTAGATGCAAGGAGCTTTAAAATCCTAAACATTACAGATGCAGCTCTTAAGCAAGAAGAGACACAGCTTCCTTTTTATACAAGAATACAAGAGATAGATGCAGCATGGTGGGGAGAGGGGAGTAATAAACTAAACTCTTATGAACCTCATTATTACGAGCTTTTAAACAAAGCAAACCCAGATAACAAAGAGCTAGCAAACTTGATAAAAAACTATAAAGCAAAGGTCTTAAAATGA